A single window of Dendropsophus ebraccatus isolate aDenEbr1 chromosome 5, aDenEbr1.pat, whole genome shotgun sequence DNA harbors:
- the LOC138793627 gene encoding retinol dehydrogenase 7-like isoform X2, with the protein MWLLLLVAIALFCLFRWNERHLILPNLLDKYVLITGCDSGFGNTAAKQLDKHGMHVLAACLTQKGAESLKKETSSRLQTVILDVTDSESVNAAAAWVAAIVGEKGLWGVVNNAGISVPSAPNEWLTKEDFCKILNVNLLGVIDVTLKMLPMIRRARGRVVNVASIAGRLTICGGGYCMSKYGVESFSDSLRREMKPFGVKVCIIEPGFFATQVTDAKLIKDSINKAWSRAPDEIHRSYGQKFYEQYCKTVDLSLSASNAKLSLVSDAMEHALTAVRPKTRYSAGWDAKLLYLPLSYLPTVITDFLIVNVFPRLAKISHK; encoded by the exons ATGTGGCTTCTGCTCCTTGTCGCAATAGCCTTATTCTGCCTCTTCAGATGGAACGAAAGACATTTGATCCTACCAAATCTCCTAGATAAATATGTACTGATCACCGGATGTGACTCTGGCTTTGGAAACACAGCAGCCAAACAGCTGGACAAACATGGCATGCATGTACTTGCAGCATGTCTTACACAGAAAGGAGCTGAAAGTCTGAAGAAGGAAACATCTAGCAGGCTGCAGACTGTCATTCTTGATGTCACTGACAGCGAAAGTGTGAATGCTGCCGCTGCATGGGTTGCAGCTATTGTAGGAGAGAAAG GTCTCTGGGGTGTAGTGAACAATGCTGGTATTTCTGTTCCAAGTGCCCCAAATGAATGGCTGACTAAAGAAGACTTTTGTAAAATCCTGAATGTGAATCTTTTGGGAGTTATCGATGTCACTCTTAAAATGCTGCCTATGATTCGAAGAGCTCGTGGACGTGTAGTGAACGTTGCAAGCATTGCTGGTAGACTAACCATCTGTGGAGGGGGATACTGCATGTCAAAATATGGAGTGGAGTCATTCTCCGATAGTCTCCG CCGCGAGATGAAGCCATTTGGGGTGAAGGTCTGTATTATAGAACCTGGTTTCTTTGCAACGCAAGTAACAGATGCAAAACTGATCAAAGACAGCATCAATAAAGCCTGGAGTCGAGCACCAGATGAAATCCACAGGAGCTATGGACAGAAATTCTATGAACAAT ATTGTAAAACTGTTGACTTGTCTTTGTCGGCGTCCAACGCAAAATTGTCACTGGTGTCAGATGCCATGGAGCATGCTCTGACTGCTGTCCGACCCAAGACACGTTATTCTGCTGGATGGGATGCCAAACTCCTTTACCTTCCTCTTTCTTACTTACCTACTGTAATAACTGATTTTCTCATTGTTAATGTATTTCCTAGGCTAGCAAAGATTTCTCATAAATAA
- the LOC138793627 gene encoding retinol dehydrogenase 7-like isoform X1 yields MQMTCIMWLLLLVAIALFCLFRWNERHLILPNLLDKYVLITGCDSGFGNTAAKQLDKHGMHVLAACLTQKGAESLKKETSSRLQTVILDVTDSESVNAAAAWVAAIVGEKGLWGVVNNAGISVPSAPNEWLTKEDFCKILNVNLLGVIDVTLKMLPMIRRARGRVVNVASIAGRLTICGGGYCMSKYGVESFSDSLRREMKPFGVKVCIIEPGFFATQVTDAKLIKDSINKAWSRAPDEIHRSYGQKFYEQYCKTVDLSLSASNAKLSLVSDAMEHALTAVRPKTRYSAGWDAKLLYLPLSYLPTVITDFLIVNVFPRLAKISHK; encoded by the exons GACCTGCATCATGTGGCTTCTGCTCCTTGTCGCAATAGCCTTATTCTGCCTCTTCAGATGGAACGAAAGACATTTGATCCTACCAAATCTCCTAGATAAATATGTACTGATCACCGGATGTGACTCTGGCTTTGGAAACACAGCAGCCAAACAGCTGGACAAACATGGCATGCATGTACTTGCAGCATGTCTTACACAGAAAGGAGCTGAAAGTCTGAAGAAGGAAACATCTAGCAGGCTGCAGACTGTCATTCTTGATGTCACTGACAGCGAAAGTGTGAATGCTGCCGCTGCATGGGTTGCAGCTATTGTAGGAGAGAAAG GTCTCTGGGGTGTAGTGAACAATGCTGGTATTTCTGTTCCAAGTGCCCCAAATGAATGGCTGACTAAAGAAGACTTTTGTAAAATCCTGAATGTGAATCTTTTGGGAGTTATCGATGTCACTCTTAAAATGCTGCCTATGATTCGAAGAGCTCGTGGACGTGTAGTGAACGTTGCAAGCATTGCTGGTAGACTAACCATCTGTGGAGGGGGATACTGCATGTCAAAATATGGAGTGGAGTCATTCTCCGATAGTCTCCG CCGCGAGATGAAGCCATTTGGGGTGAAGGTCTGTATTATAGAACCTGGTTTCTTTGCAACGCAAGTAACAGATGCAAAACTGATCAAAGACAGCATCAATAAAGCCTGGAGTCGAGCACCAGATGAAATCCACAGGAGCTATGGACAGAAATTCTATGAACAAT ATTGTAAAACTGTTGACTTGTCTTTGTCGGCGTCCAACGCAAAATTGTCACTGGTGTCAGATGCCATGGAGCATGCTCTGACTGCTGTCCGACCCAAGACACGTTATTCTGCTGGATGGGATGCCAAACTCCTTTACCTTCCTCTTTCTTACTTACCTACTGTAATAACTGATTTTCTCATTGTTAATGTATTTCCTAGGCTAGCAAAGATTTCTCATAAATAA